In the Clostridium sporogenes genome, one interval contains:
- a CDS encoding MurR/RpiR family transcriptional regulator, producing the protein MEENKQDLMRIIQVKFPRLSKGQKLIAEFILKHYDKAAFMTAAKLGTSVGVSESTVVRFANELGFTGYPKLQKALQELIKNKLTTVQRIELSNDYVSEESALKGVLKSDMENIRATLEKINHNTFQDVVDNIFKAKRIYIMGLRSSTALAEFLGFYLNLILDNVNIIAYGISDIFEQMINVSENDLVIGIGFPRYAARTIEALTFAQNRGAKVVAITDSLLSPLATKADYTLIAQSNMASFVDSLVAPLSVINALIIAVGLREKEKISFTFSTLEDIWQEYEVYSYRDNKDKKY; encoded by the coding sequence ATGGAAGAAAACAAACAAGACTTAATGAGAATAATTCAAGTTAAATTTCCACGATTAAGCAAAGGGCAAAAATTAATTGCAGAATTTATATTAAAACACTATGATAAAGCTGCTTTTATGACTGCTGCAAAACTTGGAACAAGCGTAGGGGTTAGTGAATCTACTGTAGTAAGATTTGCAAATGAACTTGGGTTTACGGGATATCCAAAACTTCAAAAAGCTCTACAAGAACTTATAAAAAATAAACTTACAACTGTTCAAAGAATAGAACTTTCAAATGATTATGTAAGTGAAGAATCTGCTTTAAAGGGTGTATTGAAATCTGATATGGAGAATATTAGAGCTACCTTAGAAAAAATTAATCATAATACTTTTCAAGATGTAGTGGACAACATATTTAAAGCGAAAAGAATTTATATAATGGGACTTAGAAGTTCTACTGCTTTAGCAGAATTTTTAGGATTTTATTTAAACTTAATATTAGATAATGTAAATATAATTGCTTATGGTATTAGCGATATTTTTGAACAAATGATAAATGTATCAGAAAACGATTTAGTTATAGGTATAGGGTTCCCAAGATACGCAGCTAGAACCATAGAAGCTTTAACTTTCGCTCAAAATAGAGGAGCAAAGGTAGTAGCTATAACAGATAGTTTATTATCTCCTTTAGCTACAAAGGCAGATTATACATTAATAGCCCAAAGTAATATGGCTTCATTTGTAGATTCTTTAGTTGCTCCACTTAGTGTAATAAATGCATTAATTATAGCAGTGGGTTTAAGAGAAAAAGAAAAAATATCTTTTACCTTTAGTACTCTTGAAGATATTTGGCAAGAATATGAAGTTTATTCTTACAGGGATAATAAAGATAAAAAATACTAA
- the aroH gene encoding chorismate mutase: MQSIRGAITIEKNEAQHIKKASIKLFSEILIKNSLNIDDIVSILISCTNDIDKDYPGKYIRENFNLQNTAIMHFNEMYVEDSMPLCIRILVLIDKKNKDVENNIEYVYLGKAKTLRKDLFSPN; encoded by the coding sequence ATGCAGTCTATAAGAGGTGCCATAACTATAGAAAAAAATGAAGCACAGCATATTAAAAAAGCTTCAATAAAACTTTTTTCAGAAATACTAATAAAAAATAGTTTAAATATAGATGATATAGTATCTATACTAATATCCTGTACAAATGACATAGATAAAGACTATCCAGGAAAATATATTAGAGAAAATTTTAATTTGCAAAATACAGCTATAATGCATTTTAATGAAATGTATGTTGAAGATTCTATGCCTCTATGTATAAGGATTTTAGTTCTAATAGATAAAAAAAATAAAGATGTGGAAAATAATATAGAATATGTTTATCTTGGCAAAGCAAAGACTCTTAGAAAAGATTTGTTTTCACCAAATTAA
- a CDS encoding CotS family spore coat protein, whose product MGNRRVINYDESHITKKERQMINKVLSKYNFNVIDFSKVRSVYKVETTTGNKCLKRTRHGKYKIRNGFIFVEELKNAGFNNVASYYKTKDNGNYIKYKKWVFYATEWIDGNECDLNDVSEAENCAKVLAQFHKTTKKIDINRLKIKSHLKKWPKRFNKRISDMDRFRNNIENKKIKNEFDITYKEHIDSFYERAMVALSFLNKSDYYKLSKDTQKNKSLCHHSFYYQNIIKKGTEYYIIDLDSIIIDLQVNDLGKYIRRLMTKKSYQWDFEKAKGIIEAYNSENKLTKEDLEVMLSLIIFPHKFWKLGKKRYIKHKHWPETRYMKKLNKVIKYDAIQREFLENYLKYLEQYE is encoded by the coding sequence ATGGGGAATAGAAGAGTTATTAATTATGATGAAAGCCATATTACTAAAAAAGAAAGACAAATGATTAATAAAGTACTAAGTAAATACAACTTTAATGTTATAGATTTTTCTAAAGTAAGAAGTGTATATAAAGTTGAAACCACAACAGGAAATAAATGTTTAAAGAGAACTAGGCATGGTAAATATAAAATAAGGAATGGATTTATATTTGTAGAAGAATTAAAAAATGCAGGATTTAACAATGTAGCCTCCTATTACAAAACTAAAGATAATGGAAACTATATAAAGTATAAAAAATGGGTATTCTATGCTACTGAATGGATAGATGGTAACGAATGTGATTTAAATGATGTATCAGAAGCAGAAAATTGTGCTAAAGTTTTAGCTCAATTTCACAAAACTACAAAAAAAATTGATATAAATAGATTAAAAATAAAAAGTCATCTAAAAAAATGGCCTAAAAGGTTTAATAAAAGAATATCAGATATGGATAGATTTAGAAATAACATAGAAAATAAAAAAATTAAAAATGAATTTGATATTACTTATAAAGAACATATAGATAGTTTCTATGAAAGGGCTATGGTAGCACTTTCCTTTTTAAATAAATCTGACTATTATAAATTATCTAAAGATACTCAAAAAAATAAAAGTTTATGTCATCATAGTTTTTATTATCAGAATATAATTAAAAAGGGCACAGAGTATTATATAATAGATTTGGATAGCATAATAATAGATTTACAAGTAAATGATTTAGGGAAATATATACGAAGACTTATGACTAAAAAAAGCTATCAATGGGATTTTGAAAAAGCCAAAGGGATAATAGAAGCTTACAATTCTGAAAATAAACTCACAAAAGAAGATCTAGAAGTTATGTTATCTTTAATTATATTTCCTCATAAATTTTGGAAGCTAGGGAAAAAGCGATATATAAAACATAAACATTGGCCCGAAACCAGATATATGAAAAAACTAAATAAAGTTATAAAATATGATGCTATACAAAGAGAATTTTTAGAAAATTATTTAAAATATCTAGAACAATATGAATAA
- a CDS encoding rRNA pseudouridine synthase gives MEERLQKYMASCGVASRRKCEDIILEGRVEVNGIKIKELGTKVICDKDIIKVDGNIIRPEENKIYILLNKPKGYVCTAKDEKGRKTILDLVKVEERIYPIGRLDMDTSGLIILTNDGEIYNKIIHPKFEKIKTYKAKVKGSVKKECIDLFNKGVDIGDYITAPAILKIMKNNKYTSEIIIKIHEGKNRQVRRMCSAINHPVINLDRISIGIISKGNLKLGEWRYLTKEEIDYIIKK, from the coding sequence ATGGAAGAAAGATTACAAAAATACATGGCTTCTTGTGGAGTCGCTTCTAGAAGAAAATGTGAAGACATTATTTTAGAAGGAAGAGTAGAAGTAAATGGCATTAAAATTAAAGAATTAGGTACAAAAGTTATATGTGATAAAGATATTATAAAGGTAGATGGGAATATTATAAGACCAGAGGAAAATAAAATTTACATTTTACTTAATAAACCAAAAGGATATGTATGTACTGCTAAAGATGAAAAAGGAAGAAAAACTATTTTAGATTTAGTGAAGGTTGAAGAAAGAATATATCCTATAGGTAGATTAGATATGGATACATCAGGATTAATAATACTTACTAATGATGGTGAAATCTATAATAAGATTATACATCCTAAATTTGAAAAAATAAAAACTTATAAAGCCAAAGTAAAGGGGAGTGTAAAAAAAGAATGTATAGATTTATTTAATAAAGGTGTAGATATAGGAGATTATATAACAGCTCCTGCAATATTAAAAATCATGAAAAACAATAAGTATACTTCTGAAATAATAATAAAAATTCATGAAGGTAAAAATAGACAAGTAAGAAGAATGTGTAGTGCTATAAATCATCCTGTCATAAATTTAGATAGAATATCTATAGGCATTATATCAAAAGGTAATTTAAAATTAGGAGAATGGAGATACTTAACTAAAGAAGAAATAGATTATATAATAAAAAAATAA
- the cmk gene encoding (d)CMP kinase, which produces MLNMSIAIDGPAGAGKSTIAKIIGNKLNLMYINTGSMYRAVTLMALENNIEPSDIEGLKALINSMDISFNGNNIIVNEKDLEEAIRMPIINNNVSKYAAVEEVRELLVSMQQDISKKYNVIMDGRDIGTVVLKDAPYKFFITASAEVRAKRRLKELNGKGININFEDVLKEIKERDYIDSNRKINPLKQSKDAILIDTSNFTIEEVVNKLCNLIQRDLKNNH; this is translated from the coding sequence ATATTGAATATGTCTATAGCCATAGATGGACCAGCAGGTGCAGGTAAAAGTACCATAGCAAAAATTATTGGCAATAAATTAAATCTAATGTACATAAATACAGGTTCTATGTATAGAGCGGTAACCCTTATGGCCTTAGAAAATAATATAGAACCATCTGATATAGAAGGACTTAAAGCTTTAATTAACTCCATGGACATAAGTTTTAATGGTAATAATATAATTGTTAATGAAAAGGATTTGGAAGAAGCTATAAGAATGCCTATAATAAATAATAATGTATCCAAATATGCAGCAGTGGAAGAAGTAAGAGAGCTTTTAGTTTCTATGCAACAAGATATAAGTAAAAAATATAATGTAATAATGGATGGACGAGATATAGGTACAGTAGTTCTTAAAGATGCTCCTTATAAATTTTTTATTACAGCTAGTGCAGAAGTTAGAGCAAAAAGAAGATTAAAAGAATTAAATGGAAAAGGTATAAATATAAATTTTGAGGATGTGCTAAAAGAGATTAAAGAAAGAGATTATATAGACAGCAATAGAAAAATTAATCCTCTAAAACAAAGTAAAGATGCTATTTTAATAGATACTTCTAATTTTACTATAGAAGAAGTAGTTAATAAACTATGTAACTTAATACAAAGAGATCTAAAAAATAATCATTAA
- a CDS encoding bifunctional 4-hydroxy-3-methylbut-2-enyl diphosphate reductase/30S ribosomal protein S1, with amino-acid sequence MNVILADKAGFCFGVKRALDTTINTKEKFKGKIYTLGPLIHNNDVVNLLKEKGIEPISIEDVNKLNKEDTIIIRSHGVPLQTIDYLKDKGLNIIDTTCPHVANIQIKAKRYYEEGYQIIIVGDENHPEVIGINGWCNNSAIISKDGLNINNLNKKVCVLCQTTEKQENWEKVLNILIKKSREILAFNTICNATQVRQQAAKKLSEKVDSMVIIGGKNSSNTTKLYEICKNNCKNTIHVENAKEIPEYICKNSSIIGVTAGASTPDWIIKEAINKMNNNDNIIEVSKNEMLEYMNEKNQQIVVGKVIKGTIVSLNENELFVDLKYKSEGIIPKEETTLNEENILEDSFKLGDEIEAKIIRIKNEDGYVVLSLKELHREKSLKDLKESFENKNTIKVIVKDAVDAGLICIYNGVRVFIPASHIELSHVNNLEKYKGLELEVNIIEFIKDRYKTKIVGSRRDILRAIRDEHIEDTWKALEKDTIVEGEVKRFTNFGAFVEINGVDGLLHVSEISWGRVEKPEDALKIGDKIKVYILDIDKENKKLALSIKKLTEDPWKSVDIKYPIGNIVLGKVVRFASFGAFIELEPGVDGLVHISKISNKRIEKPEEELTLGKEVKAKILEVSPTEKRIALSIKDVEEF; translated from the coding sequence ATGAATGTAATTTTAGCAGATAAAGCAGGATTTTGCTTTGGTGTTAAAAGAGCTTTAGATACAACAATAAATACCAAAGAAAAATTTAAAGGCAAAATTTATACTTTAGGGCCTTTGATACATAATAATGATGTAGTTAATCTTTTAAAAGAAAAGGGTATAGAACCTATAAGTATAGAGGATGTAAATAAACTTAATAAAGAAGATACTATTATTATAAGATCTCATGGAGTGCCACTTCAAACCATAGACTATTTAAAAGATAAAGGTTTGAATATTATAGATACAACCTGTCCTCATGTGGCTAATATACAAATTAAAGCTAAAAGGTATTATGAAGAAGGTTACCAAATAATAATAGTAGGAGATGAAAATCATCCAGAAGTTATTGGAATAAATGGTTGGTGTAATAATTCTGCTATTATATCAAAAGATGGTTTAAATATAAATAACTTAAATAAAAAAGTTTGTGTGTTATGTCAAACTACAGAAAAGCAAGAAAATTGGGAAAAAGTTCTTAATATATTAATTAAAAAATCTAGAGAAATACTAGCTTTTAATACTATATGTAATGCAACACAAGTGCGTCAACAAGCTGCAAAAAAACTATCTGAAAAAGTAGACAGCATGGTAATTATAGGTGGTAAAAATAGTTCTAATACCACTAAACTTTATGAAATATGTAAAAATAATTGCAAAAATACGATACATGTTGAAAATGCAAAGGAAATACCTGAGTATATATGCAAGAATTCAAGTATTATAGGTGTTACCGCTGGAGCATCTACACCAGATTGGATTATAAAGGAGGCCATTAATAAAATGAATAATAATGATAATATAATAGAAGTATCAAAAAATGAAATGCTTGAATATATGAATGAAAAAAATCAGCAAATAGTAGTTGGTAAAGTAATAAAGGGAACTATAGTTTCTTTAAATGAAAATGAATTATTTGTTGATTTAAAATATAAGTCTGAAGGTATTATACCTAAAGAAGAAACTACTTTAAATGAGGAAAATATATTAGAAGATTCCTTTAAATTAGGAGATGAAATAGAAGCTAAAATAATTAGAATAAAAAATGAAGATGGATATGTAGTATTATCCTTAAAGGAACTTCATCGTGAAAAATCCTTAAAAGATTTAAAAGAATCTTTTGAAAATAAAAATACTATAAAAGTTATTGTAAAAGATGCTGTTGATGCTGGATTAATATGTATATATAATGGTGTTAGAGTGTTTATTCCTGCTTCTCATATAGAGCTTTCTCATGTAAATAACTTAGAAAAATATAAAGGCTTAGAATTAGAAGTTAATATTATTGAATTCATAAAAGATAGGTATAAAACTAAAATAGTGGGATCAAGAAGAGATATATTAAGAGCTATTAGAGATGAACATATAGAAGATACTTGGAAAGCCTTAGAAAAAGATACAATAGTAGAAGGAGAAGTAAAAAGATTTACAAACTTCGGAGCTTTTGTAGAAATTAACGGTGTAGATGGTTTATTACATGTTTCAGAAATATCTTGGGGTAGGGTAGAAAAGCCAGAAGATGCTTTAAAAATTGGAGATAAAATAAAAGTATATATTTTAGATATTGATAAAGAAAATAAAAAACTAGCTCTAAGTATAAAAAAATTAACAGAAGATCCTTGGAAAAGTGTAGATATAAAATATCCAATAGGGAATATAGTATTAGGAAAAGTAGTTAGATTTGCAAGCTTTGGAGCTTTCATAGAACTAGAACCTGGTGTAGATGGACTCGTTCATATATCAAAAATAAGTAATAAAAGAATAGAAAAACCAGAAGAAGAATTAACTTTAGGAAAAGAGGTTAAAGCTAAAATACTAGAAGTTAGTCCAACTGAAAAAAGAATTGCATTAAGCATAAAAGATGTTGAAGAATTTTAA
- a CDS encoding NAD(P)/FAD-dependent oxidoreductase, translating to MSKIIVIGGGPAGMMAAIKAAENHDVILVERNEKLGKKLYITGKGRCNLTSSKDINEFFDYIPTNPYFLYSPLYAFTNEDTIKFFNDRNVKLKVERGDRVFPSSDKSSDIIYALEKELINKNVKILFNKRITKFHKENSCIKYVETEKGEKIKGDYFILCTGGVSYPQTGSTGDGHKISEKLGHNIKKLEPSLVPLDAKEEWVKELQGLSLKNVELKIMDSKNKPLYKNFGEMLFTHFGISGPIVLTASSVINKDNLKAFINLKPALSFNDLDERIQKDFKKYCNKDFSNSLNDLLPKKLIDIIIKLSEIDQNKKVNSITKEERKNLVHLLQNLPLTIKGKRSIKEAIVTSGGVDVLNIDPSTMKSKIINNLYFAGELIDVDAFTGGFNIQIALSTGYLAGLKVGED from the coding sequence GTGTCAAAAATTATAGTAATAGGTGGTGGACCTGCTGGTATGATGGCAGCCATTAAAGCAGCAGAAAATCATGATGTTATATTAGTAGAAAGAAACGAAAAATTAGGCAAAAAGTTATACATAACTGGAAAAGGTAGATGTAATCTAACAAGTTCTAAAGATATAAATGAATTTTTTGATTATATACCAACTAATCCTTACTTTTTATATAGTCCTTTATATGCTTTTACAAATGAAGATACTATTAAATTTTTTAATGATAGAAATGTTAAATTAAAAGTAGAAAGAGGAGATAGGGTATTTCCTTCTTCAGATAAATCTTCAGATATAATATATGCTTTAGAAAAAGAACTTATAAATAAAAATGTAAAAATATTATTTAATAAGAGAATAACAAAATTTCATAAAGAAAATTCATGCATAAAATATGTAGAAACAGAAAAAGGTGAAAAGATAAAAGGCGATTATTTTATATTATGTACTGGTGGGGTATCTTACCCTCAAACAGGATCTACAGGTGATGGACATAAAATATCAGAAAAATTAGGTCACAATATAAAAAAATTAGAACCATCTTTAGTTCCACTAGATGCAAAAGAAGAATGGGTAAAAGAATTGCAAGGATTGTCATTAAAAAATGTAGAACTAAAAATTATGGATTCTAAAAATAAACCCTTGTACAAAAATTTTGGAGAGATGTTATTTACTCACTTTGGTATATCTGGTCCCATTGTACTTACAGCTAGTAGTGTAATAAATAAAGATAATTTAAAAGCTTTCATAAATTTAAAACCCGCTCTTTCGTTTAATGATTTGGATGAGAGAATACAAAAGGATTTCAAAAAATACTGTAATAAAGACTTTAGTAATTCGCTAAACGATTTATTACCTAAAAAGCTTATAGATATTATTATAAAATTAAGTGAGATAGATCAAAATAAAAAAGTGAACTCTATTACAAAAGAGGAAAGAAAAAATTTAGTACATTTACTGCAAAATTTACCTTTAACTATAAAGGGTAAAAGATCCATAAAAGAAGCTATAGTAACATCTGGGGGTGTAGATGTGCTAAATATAGACCCATCAACTATGAAATCTAAAATAATAAATAATTTATACTTTGCAGGAGAATTAATAGATGTAGATGCCTTTACTGGTGGCTTTAACATACAAATAGCTCTATCTACAGGTTATTTAGCTGGTCTAAAGGTAGGTGAAGATTAA
- the gluD gene encoding NAD-specific glutamate dehydrogenase, whose translation MAKENLNPFENAQKQVKTACDKLGMEPAVYELLKEPQRVIEVSIPVKMDDGSVKVFKGYRSQHNDAVGPTKGGVRFHPNVSLDEVKALSIWMTFKCSVTGIPYGGGKGGIIVDPKTLSQGELERLSRGYIDGIHKLIGEKVDVPAPDVNTNGQIMAWMVDEYNKLVGRSAIGVITGKPVEFGGSLGRNAATGFGVAVTAREAAAKLGIDMKKAKLAIQGIGNVGSHTVLNCEKLGGTVVALAEWCKEEGTYAIYNENGLDGKAMIEYVKENGNLLGYPGAKKISLDEFWALNVDILIPAALENAITHENASSINAKLVCEAANGPITPDADAILKEKGITVTPDILTNAGGVTVSYFEWVQNLYGYYWTEKEVEVKEEEAMVKAFESIWAIKEEYSVTMREAAYMHSIKKVAGAMKLRGWY comes from the coding sequence ATGGCAAAAGAAAATTTAAATCCATTTGAAAATGCACAAAAACAAGTTAAAACAGCTTGTGACAAATTAGGTATGGAACCAGCAGTATATGAATTATTAAAAGAACCTCAAAGAGTAATTGAAGTTTCAATTCCAGTTAAAATGGATGACGGCTCAGTAAAGGTTTTCAAAGGTTATAGATCTCAACATAATGACGCAGTAGGTCCAACAAAAGGTGGAGTAAGATTCCATCCAAATGTTTCTTTAGATGAAGTGAAAGCGTTATCAATATGGATGACATTCAAATGTTCAGTAACAGGAATTCCATATGGTGGTGGAAAAGGTGGAATTATAGTTGATCCAAAAACTTTATCTCAAGGAGAACTTGAAAGATTAAGTAGAGGATACATAGATGGTATTCACAAATTAATAGGTGAAAAAGTAGATGTTCCAGCTCCAGATGTAAACACAAATGGTCAAATAATGGCTTGGATGGTAGACGAGTATAATAAATTAGTAGGAAGAAGTGCTATAGGCGTTATAACTGGCAAACCAGTTGAATTTGGCGGTTCTTTAGGAAGAAATGCAGCTACAGGTTTTGGTGTTGCAGTAACTGCAAGAGAAGCAGCTGCTAAATTAGGAATAGATATGAAAAAAGCTAAATTAGCTATCCAAGGTATAGGTAATGTTGGAAGTCATACAGTATTAAACTGCGAAAAATTAGGTGGAACAGTTGTAGCTTTAGCTGAATGGTGCAAAGAAGAAGGGACTTATGCTATCTATAACGAAAACGGTTTAGACGGAAAAGCTATGATAGAATATGTTAAAGAAAATGGAAATCTGTTAGGTTATCCAGGAGCTAAAAAAATATCTTTAGATGAGTTCTGGGCATTAAATGTAGATATATTAATCCCAGCAGCACTTGAAAATGCTATAACTCATGAAAACGCTTCATCAATTAATGCAAAACTTGTTTGTGAAGCTGCAAATGGCCCTATAACTCCAGATGCAGATGCTATATTAAAAGAAAAAGGAATAACAGTTACTCCAGACATATTAACTAATGCTGGTGGTGTTACAGTTTCTTACTTCGAATGGGTACAAAACTTATATGGCTACTACTGGACAGAAAAAGAAGTAGAAGTTAAAGAAGAAGAAGCTATGGTAAAAGCTTTTGAATCAATTTGGGCTATAAAAGAAGAATATAGTGTTACAATGAGAGAAGCAGCTTACATGCACTCAATTAAAAAAGTAGCAGGAGCTATGAAATTAAGAGGTTGGTATTAA